The following proteins are co-located in the Ensifer sp. WSM1721 genome:
- a CDS encoding PhoH family protein, with translation MNGHELISSSSRQSKTSATDANHFVLTFENNRFASELFGQFDQNLKLLEERLRIDARPRGNSVAISGDVVATNQARRALDYLYGRLQSGASIDTSDVEGAIRMAVAADDQLQLPTMERKAKLTMAQISTRKKTIAARTPMQDAYIRAMERAELVFGVGPAGTGKTYLAVAHAAQLLERGAVDRIILSRPAVEAGERLGFLPGDMKEKVDPYLRPLYDALYDMMPGDKVERAITAGVIEIAPLAFMRGRTLANAAVILDEAQNTTSMQMKMFLTRLGENGRMIVTGDPSQVDLPRGVKSGLVEALQILKGVEGVSVIRFKDADVVRHPLVARIVRAYEGHTAVHDESEQSDR, from the coding sequence TTGAACGGACACGAACTGATTTCTTCCTCATCACGCCAGTCGAAAACATCCGCGACAGACGCCAATCACTTCGTGCTCACTTTCGAGAACAATCGCTTTGCCAGCGAACTCTTTGGTCAGTTCGATCAGAACCTGAAATTGCTTGAAGAGCGGCTGCGCATCGACGCCCGGCCGCGCGGCAATTCCGTCGCCATTTCCGGTGATGTCGTGGCGACCAACCAGGCACGCCGCGCCCTCGACTATCTCTATGGAAGACTGCAGAGTGGTGCCTCGATCGATACGTCCGACGTCGAGGGTGCGATCCGTATGGCGGTCGCCGCGGACGATCAGTTACAGTTGCCGACGATGGAGCGCAAAGCCAAGCTGACGATGGCGCAGATTTCGACGCGCAAAAAGACGATTGCTGCGCGCACGCCGATGCAGGACGCCTACATTCGGGCGATGGAGCGCGCGGAGCTCGTCTTCGGCGTCGGGCCCGCCGGCACCGGCAAGACCTATCTCGCCGTCGCGCACGCCGCCCAGCTTCTGGAGCGCGGTGCGGTCGATCGCATCATCCTGTCGCGCCCGGCGGTCGAGGCGGGTGAGCGTCTCGGCTTCCTGCCCGGCGACATGAAGGAAAAGGTCGATCCCTATCTGCGGCCGCTCTATGACGCGCTCTACGATATGATGCCCGGAGACAAGGTCGAGCGGGCGATTACGGCAGGCGTGATCGAGATTGCCCCGCTCGCCTTCATGCGTGGCCGCACGCTTGCCAATGCCGCGGTGATCCTCGACGAGGCTCAGAACACGACATCGATGCAGATGAAGATGTTCCTGACCCGCCTCGGCGAAAACGGCCGGATGATCGTCACCGGCGATCCGAGCCAGGTCGACCTGCCGCGCGGGGTCAAGTCGGGTCTCGTGGAAGCGCTGCAGATCCTCAAGGGCGTGGAGGGTGTCTCGGTCATCCGCTTCAAGGACGCCGACGTCGTGCGCCACCCGCTGGTTGCGCGGATCGTTCGGGCCTATGAGGGCCACACGGCGGTCCATGACGAGAGCGAGCAGAGCGATCGCTAG
- the ybeY gene encoding rRNA maturation RNase YbeY, with protein MTALDIQVSVDAGDWPPEDELLSFSANVLDAAADFLAREEGQALPGEPPELSLVFTDDRSIKAINAEWRGQDKPTNVLSFPAFPVTPGKMPGPMLGDIVVAHETLKREAEELGKPFEAHLTHLLVHGFLHLFGYDHIEDEEAERMEGLETRILARLGLSDPYGDRSPI; from the coding sequence ATGACGGCTTTGGACATTCAGGTCAGCGTCGATGCGGGAGATTGGCCGCCGGAGGACGAGCTTCTATCCTTCTCGGCAAATGTTCTCGATGCGGCCGCCGATTTTCTCGCCCGCGAAGAGGGGCAGGCATTGCCGGGCGAGCCGCCGGAGCTGTCGCTCGTCTTCACCGACGATCGCTCGATCAAGGCGATCAACGCCGAATGGCGCGGCCAGGACAAGCCGACCAATGTGCTCTCCTTCCCCGCCTTCCCGGTGACGCCCGGCAAGATGCCGGGGCCGATGCTCGGTGATATCGTCGTCGCCCACGAGACGCTGAAGCGCGAGGCGGAGGAGCTCGGAAAGCCGTTCGAGGCCCATTTGACGCATCTTCTCGTCCATGGATTCCTGCATCTTTTCGGGTATGATCATATCGAAGATGAAGAAGCGGAAAGAATGGAGGGGTTGGAGACTCGCATTTTGGCGCGTCTTGGCCTATCTGATCCCTACGGGGACCGGTCTCCGATTTGA